A stretch of Chiloscyllium plagiosum isolate BGI_BamShark_2017 chromosome 41, ASM401019v2, whole genome shotgun sequence DNA encodes these proteins:
- the LOC122542955 gene encoding T-lymphocyte surface antigen Ly-9-like isoform X1, producing MATCNFSARWTCVLLVALLSVFCVIPLVHSEDIHLSVNGSLGQSVSLPMVIHNRSMEIEIVWIQPSPRIKIARYMDGNVKYFGSEEYKKRIHLHPENFSLQINDLQREDAGNYEVIVTPDSGKEISEKVRLAVYEPVTGAAIRVVNSTTWNCNVTLRCSVTTGSNVSFTWWTGQEISGNDSAHRLSEYRESLQISFTGETDDSVVRCEARNPVSHGTAEIILKDVCNGNVPELSTGSSYLQLLLVIPLLVITLCLVCFLMKRAALRKTCLCCEASKKQQEMQDMDNTFTVYSQVQPITRQERNHLPPEGNETNVMRHETDELPMTVHVTVKPHGNQGLTKKM from the exons ATGGCGACATGTAATTTTAGTGCGAGATGGACTTGTGTGCTGCTCGTTGCTCTCCTCTCTGTCTTCTGCGTCA ttcccTTAGTTCATAGTGAAGACATCCATCTGTCTGTGAATGGATCCCTGGGTCAGTCCGTTTCCCTACCAATGGTGATCCATAACAGATCAATGGAGATTGAGATTGTCTGGATTCAACCTTCACCCAGAATCAAAATAGCAAGATATatggatgggaatgtgaaatATTTTGGCAGTGAGGAATATAAGAAACGGATACATTTGCACCCTGAGAACTTCAGTCTTCAAATCAATGACTTACAGAGGGAAGATGCTGGGAACTATGAGGTAATTGTAACACCAGATTCGGGAAAGGAAATATCTGAGAAAGTTCGACTGGCCGTGTACG AGCCTGTGACAGGAGCTGCCATCCGTGTTGTAAACTCTACCACGTGGAACTGCAATGTGACCCTGAGGTGCTCAGTAACAACAGGCAGTAACGTCAGCTTCACCTGGTGGACAGGACAAGAAATATCAGGAAATGACAGCGCCCATCGTCTCTCGGAATACAGAGAGAGTTTGCAGATTTCGTTCACAGGGGAAACCGATGACAGTGTTGTCAGGTGTGAGGCCAGGAATCCAGTCAGTCACGGGACTGCAGAGATAATTCTGAAAGATGTCTGTAATGGAAATGTACCTG AGTTATCAACAGGCTCATCTTACTTGCAACTGCTTCTGGTTATACCTTTACTAGTTATCACACTGTGCTTGGTATGTTTTTTGATGAAACGAGCTGCGTTGAGGAAAACATGTCTGTGTTGTGAAG CTTCAAAAAAGCAGCAAGAGATGCAGGATATGGACAACACATTCACTGTTTACTCACAAGTGCAACCAATAACTAGACAGGAACGAAATCACCTTCCTCCTGAAGGAAATGAAACG AACGTGATGCGCCATGAGACCGATGAGCTACCAATGACAGTGCATGTTACCGTCAAGCCACATGGAAACCAAGGCCTTACAAAGAAAATGTGA
- the LOC122542955 gene encoding T-lymphocyte surface antigen Ly-9-like isoform X2, producing MATCNFSARWTCVLLVALLSVFCVIPLVHSEDIHLSVNGSLGQSVSLPMVIHNRSMEIEIVWIQPSPRIKIARYMDGNVKYFGSEEYKKRIHLHPENFSLQINDLQREDAGNYEVIVTPDSGKEISEKVRLAVYEPVTGAAIRVVNSTTWNCNVTLRCSVTTGSNVSFTWWTGQEISGNDSAHRLSEYRESLQISFTGETDDSVVRCEARNPVSHGTAEIILKDVCNGNVPELSTGSSYLQLLLVIPLLVITLCLVCFLMKRAALRKTCLCCEERDAP from the exons ATGGCGACATGTAATTTTAGTGCGAGATGGACTTGTGTGCTGCTCGTTGCTCTCCTCTCTGTCTTCTGCGTCA ttcccTTAGTTCATAGTGAAGACATCCATCTGTCTGTGAATGGATCCCTGGGTCAGTCCGTTTCCCTACCAATGGTGATCCATAACAGATCAATGGAGATTGAGATTGTCTGGATTCAACCTTCACCCAGAATCAAAATAGCAAGATATatggatgggaatgtgaaatATTTTGGCAGTGAGGAATATAAGAAACGGATACATTTGCACCCTGAGAACTTCAGTCTTCAAATCAATGACTTACAGAGGGAAGATGCTGGGAACTATGAGGTAATTGTAACACCAGATTCGGGAAAGGAAATATCTGAGAAAGTTCGACTGGCCGTGTACG AGCCTGTGACAGGAGCTGCCATCCGTGTTGTAAACTCTACCACGTGGAACTGCAATGTGACCCTGAGGTGCTCAGTAACAACAGGCAGTAACGTCAGCTTCACCTGGTGGACAGGACAAGAAATATCAGGAAATGACAGCGCCCATCGTCTCTCGGAATACAGAGAGAGTTTGCAGATTTCGTTCACAGGGGAAACCGATGACAGTGTTGTCAGGTGTGAGGCCAGGAATCCAGTCAGTCACGGGACTGCAGAGATAATTCTGAAAGATGTCTGTAATGGAAATGTACCTG AGTTATCAACAGGCTCATCTTACTTGCAACTGCTTCTGGTTATACCTTTACTAGTTATCACACTGTGCTTGGTATGTTTTTTGATGAAACGAGCTGCGTTGAGGAAAACATGTCTGTGTTGTGAAG AACGTGATGCGCCATGA